Proteins encoded in a region of the Zea mays cultivar B73 chromosome 2, Zm-B73-REFERENCE-NAM-5.0, whole genome shotgun sequence genome:
- the LOC100501869 gene encoding Histone H2A-like yields MDASGAGSKGKKGAAGRKAGGPRKKSVTRSVKAGLQFPVGRIGRYLKKGRYAQRVGTGAPVYLAAVLEYLAAEVLELAGNAAKDNKKTRIIPRHVLLAIRNDEELGKLLAGVTIAHGGVLPNIHSVLLPKKAAEKAASGGSKEPKSPKKGAKSPKKA; encoded by the coding sequence ATGGACGCCAGCGGAGCCGGTAGCAAGGGGAAGAAGGGGGCGGCCGGGCGCAAGGCAGGCGGCCCCAGGAAGAAGTCGGTGACGCGGTCCGTCAAGGCCGGGCTGCAGTTCCCCGTCGGCCGGATCGGGCGCTACCTCAAGAAGGGCCGGTACGCGCAGCGCGTGGGCACTGGCGCCCCCGTCTACCTCGCCGCCGTCCTGGAGTACCTCGCCGCCGAGGTTCTGGAGTTGGCAGGGAACGCGGCGAAAGACAACAAGAAGACGCGCATCATCCCGCGCCACGTGCTCCTGGCGATCCGCAACGACGAGGAGCTCGGGAAGCTGCTGGCCGGCGTCACCATCGCGCACGGCGGCGTCCTCCCCAACATCCACTCCGTGCTCCTGCCCAAGAAGGCGGCGGAGAAGGCGGCCAGCGGCGGCAGCAAGGAGCCCAAG